The nucleotide sequence GTGATCCGTTGATGATGCGGCCTACCGGCGCGACGATCGTCACGGTGCTGGCGGCGGCCATGCTGCTGGCGTCGTGCGATGTCTTCGACCCGGTCGACCTCGGCTCGGAAGACGACCTCATGAGCGAGTTCGAGCTGGTGTGGCGCACCTTCGACCGCTACTACGTCAACTTCCACCTGTCGGACGCCGACTGGGACGCCCTGCACGCCGAGTACGGGGCCATGGCGGAACAGGCGATGAGCCAGGCCGACATCGAGAACATCCTGTTCGAAATGTGCGCCGAACTGGAGGACCCGGGGATCTCGATCGGGGATTCATCCACCCATCCCCTCGAGGTCACGCCCAACTGCGACAGCGTGGTCCTCATGACATACCTCGAGCCGCAGGGCTTCGTCTGGATGCACCAGGATGCGTGGGGCTACTGCATGTTCGGGAACACCATCTATTTCCTGCTGCTCAGCCTTTATGTCAACAACGCCGAACTGGATGAGGTGATAGCGAGCCATCCCGAAATTGAGGAGATGATCTTCGACGCCAGGATGAGCGAGGGCGACACATTTGGTGCGCCGCTCGGCGAGATCTGCCGCGTTTTCAACAGGGAGGCGGTGGTCGGATACTTCACGATCAGCCGCAGCGGGCCGGGGCACGAGGACTTCTGCCCTCTCCATCCCCGGTACGTGTCGAGGAGCATGGACAGCTTCACCGGGCCGGTGGCGGTGCTGATAGGAGAAGGCAACATGCACGTGTCCGAGCAGTTCGCCTGCATGGTTTCGGAGATCCCCAACGCGACCACCATGGGCGACACCACGATGCGCCGGCCAGACGTCGTCTGGTCCTATGAACTACCGGGCCTGGGGGGCTACTCCATGCCCGATTCCACCATCATCCGCGCGGATTCGACGACATGGGTCAGGCAGGCCGGGGTGCCGCCGGACGTCTTCGTGGAGGCTACGGAGGCAGACTTCGCCGCGGGAGTCGACCCGGTGCTCGAGCACGCCCTCGAGTGGGCCGGGGAGATCCCTATTCGGTAGTAAGCACCAGCAGCCGCTGCCCGAATGTCCCCTGCAGGGTCATGTCCCATGCATACCCGTCCAGATCGACGGATCTGA is from Candidatus Fermentibacter sp. and encodes:
- a CDS encoding S41 family peptidase → MMRPTGATIVTVLAAAMLLASCDVFDPVDLGSEDDLMSEFELVWRTFDRYYVNFHLSDADWDALHAEYGAMAEQAMSQADIENILFEMCAELEDPGISIGDSSTHPLEVTPNCDSVVLMTYLEPQGFVWMHQDAWGYCMFGNTIYFLLLSLYVNNAELDEVIASHPEIEEMIFDARMSEGDTFGAPLGEICRVFNREAVVGYFTISRSGPGHEDFCPLHPRYVSRSMDSFTGPVAVLIGEGNMHVSEQFACMVSEIPNATTMGDTTMRRPDVVWSYELPGLGGYSMPDSTIIRADSTTWVRQAGVPPDVFVEATEADFAAGVDPVLEHALEWAGEIPIR